GTACATTATACCTTGGTACTGTAGTCTTCAGTCTTTcaactttcatatttttaaagcattcaTTTTCATTGTAACAACGTCACCTCAGATTGTTGTTCTACGGTGTGGATCGTATCTGAAATCAACCGAGCAGCATCTGATAGAGAATCCTGGGAGATCCTGAAAAGGGCCAGTAATTTCCTTGGAAACGGTGGCGAGTGTCGAAACATTCACTTCATCTGCACCAAGTCTGATGTTTTAGGAGAGTTACATGATGCGTAAGTTTGCTAATATactaaaagtggaaaattttaaGAGTCAGTTCAGACATCAGTGAGGATGGGTCAAAGGCTTAATACTTGTACTTACAAACGGTGTTACATggtgtcaaaaaaacacaacactaaCAGTGCTATGACGTACATTGTTATCTTTTGGGAATCATTGTCATGGACATTGAGCTAAACATCCACCAAAAGCGATTAACTGGTTTATGAGTGTAGATAAAtgacttaaagaaaaatgtgtaagAGGTTTTCAGTAAACTGAAACTAGAACAGACATTTATAGTTTCAAGTAAAAAATATGACTAAGCTGACTAAAGGAACACATAGATACTCTGGGAAGTATAAGGTCcccacaaagtaaaataaatgtgtgaaaatgtttttttttatcctttattGTCACTGAAAGTTCATTTATGAAATGTTGCTGATTTTTATTCTAAGTCTCCACTATTCAAACTATTAAAAAAGGTTCAAATACTTTTCAAGGTGCTTCATTTATATCTGTAGTAGTTGCTACATTTAATGATGTGATTTGTGTCATAACGTTTTCACTagtgaatgttttcttttagttcaCCAGCTGATATTCAGGCCTTAATCGTAAATAGAAACTTAAAAGCCAAGGAAGCAGTGGGCAAAGAATTCAACAAGCTAAGCAAGATAAAGGTGAGCTTTGAACTGCATCTGATTTTCAAATTGACCGTCTACAATTAAATAACATGAGCAAATTCAATTCtccacagaaatattttagtaatgaGTGTTTCAAAGTCTTCACAGTGAGCTCTGCAGAGTTTCTGAAACCAAAAAACCTAAAGCCGGAGGACACTGGTAGGCTACAACTTAAAATGGAAGATTCCTCAGTATGATGCTAATATGACCTAATTGTCTTTTCCAAGAAATTCCAGAGCTTCAAGATTTTTTGCAAAATCTAAACGACTCTCACTCAGTGACACTAAATTACGTTTCTGGAGCTCAAGGGATTCTGTCTTTGATGCAAGGGGCCAGCTTGAAAAAAGTGGTAAggctgagaaaagaaaaatcttaattttccCAGTAATCTTGAATATCTAAAGAAGACGCACATTTTGTGGTACAGAGATTTACAGAAAAGTCATTTGCCCTAACAAATATTAGGGGGGTTCAGGGAGGGTGAGCAGCGTGGACACAGGAATGATTGACAGCAGCAAGATCATCCTTTTGACTCTgcttggttgtttctagttggcTTCTATTGCCTTCttggagaaggcagaggagctagaTGTTgtcacatattttctgtttcatattgTACAGTCATcacacagtgacagtttcaacaaatatgtaaaacaaaatatatatatatttttttaataaaagttacgtACTGAAGTTTTAACCTGGTCTATTTTTATCTAAAGGGAAGGAATTATAAGAAAAGTATATCCCATATAGAGGATGTCAAGCCACATTTGAAGTAAAATGAAGTGACTAATACTGTGTTATGATATAGTTTCTCCCCATCAGCAGGGCCTGTCGTTAATGGTAAGGATAGTTAGAATGGCCACCAGTCTTCCTTTAATGTTTAGTCATTTCTCCCCCATTAACACATTTTGCAGCATGTTCACaagtttgattgacagcactaagtcACTTCTTCTGGCTCAGGTTAGTTCTTTTGATTGGTagcagtgtatttatttagaaggcagcagcagcacaggcaGGAAGTGGAGGAGCTCGATCTTTTCATAGATCTGTCTCATACGGTCATGATGACCtggtgatagttttaacaaatatgtaaaaacatttttttttataaaagttacgtactgcagctttTAATAATAACCTCAACGTCTAAAAAGATTCTTACTTCTTACTGATCTGTTAGCAATTCTATATTTGAAGTTTGTTCCAGTTACTTTTTCAACATAACAAACTGTGGTTCAAACATTCTGAtctaatgtttgattaaaacttGCTAATTTCTGTCCCAATATCATAAACCCAGAATATAGgataaagtaaaaattgttgTTGTGTGGAGACCCAGGATGCAGTGAACTTAAAATGACTCAGTTAATGATGCTTTAAATGaagaatgtgtgttttttttaggcTGGCTGTTGTAAAGTTGTGTCTGATGACCTTGAGACAAACCTGAATTGTCAACTTGATGAAATCAGAGATGAAATGCGGGAGATCTACACCACCTTCATAAAATGTCTCAATGAAGGAGTTGAAAAATCCAAAAgttcttgtaaaaatattctgaaattcTTCTTATATCCTACAGTACGTAATCTGATAGTTGCATTTATACGAATCTATGTTCTAAACGgtttctatttttgtctttttatttatttctttttaatatctgttttttccccagagAAAGAGTGGAAGTGCCCAATACTACATCCTGAAGAGTGTCGTCAAAAATGGTGGCATCCACAAACcaaaaaaggggaaagaaaTAAATTTCAACATGAAATTAACTTCATTCTTGAGTAAAAGCATCGATGAGGAATTCAGAAAAACTTTTCCGTAAGAACTTTATAAACACAGATGCTTTCCTGAAACTGAGGAACTTACACttctataaataatttaaatgtgatgaaaatTTTCAGCAATGAAGGAAATTGTGGTCCATTCAATGGAGTGATCAATAGGTTTTCACTTGACgttgaaaaactaaaaccaaagtACAAGGATGCAGACCTGCAGCTGACTTTTCTTAAGACGGAGgtattagaaaacatttttactgaatcCATCTGCTCTAAATATTTGTAATAGGACAATTCATTGACTcttgactatttttttcttaggaGGAAAAGCTAAagacaaaactgaacaaaatgattcgtgacaacaaaaaagtaatCTACATGAGTCTAACCAAAACAGTTGAGGAAATCATGAAAGAGTGCTATGAAAGTAACAACagctacatttttaatcaaaacagatGTTACtaatttgtgttattgtttggacattaattaacttttttttttgcagaggcTGCACAGTTTCGAGGAAAGAACACACTGCAGAACATAAGGGAAACAATACAGCAATATGTGTACAATTTTCAGAACAGCATGTTTGAGAAAGCCAAGAATGTCATGTTGGAGCTTCTCCTTAAACTGatggtttgtttcattttatacattaaaattgcataattacatttaaaagacaatgtattttaaaagcATTCATATCCATTCaggtttttgatattttatcaaTTACAACCACTAagactaaattatttatttatttatacactaGCACAAATGAATCATTGTGAATTGGAAGGAGcattattttttgaatattgTTTAGGAATATGaatctaaaaagtgtgattttgtttttgttttcattccctTGAGGTTATACTGAGGTAATAgtatattttagaatatttttctacCAAGTTTGCTTTTCTagagattaaatattttccctATTCTTCCTTGCAAAAACTCTGTCAGACTGAATTGTCTGAATTTAAAGTCTTGCCACTGGCTCTCAGTTGGATTTACATCTGTACATTGACTTTGAGCGTTCCTCTGTACCTCTGGCTGCATATTGAGTGTTGTCCTGTTGGATGGTGAGGTACAGTCTTCTGCAGCCTCTTTTGAGTTGTTTTCCAGGATTTCCTGTATTTAGCTACATTCAATCTAAACTAAACTGCTTCTATATGAGTGTTGAAAAGAGGCGTTCCAACATTTATAAGCATTTGTAAACTTGTATCATATTTGCAATAAATGCTTACTAATTGTTATGATTATAAATTAGGCGGATATCCTGGGACTTCTGGAAAAAGACATGATGGAATCTATTGAGCTGTCCCTCAATACTGAAGACTGTACAATTCCAGGTAAAATTACCACATCATCCGCTCTTGGCAGTTTTAGGTTAAAAGTAATCTTTGGTTTAAGATATCTCTTCTGACTGGAAACAAAATTTTTGTCTGAAGTGATCCAACCAGAGTTTTAGCTTTAATCAAGCGGAGGAGGTTGAAAATGGCCGTCCAACCTCAAAAAGTTTGAGCTCATTAAATTGTCTAAAAACCaggtgaaaaaaaactgtagtcAGCAATTATAAGAACATTTGATTGGTGGAGTACCAatagatattttaattaatatttaaaaaatgtattaactaAGACTATAAATAATTTAGTGCTTGGAGTTATTCGCTAAAACTGaagcaaacaaaatcaattGTTTTATGTCTTATCATCTTTTGAGAAAGGCTTCTTTCATTTCCTATTAAATACAAACATCTTCAATGATTGAAAATACTTTTGAATATAAATCTGTCAAGGGGATGAATTATTTTTGGTCATAACTGGAAATATGTCACTAACATTCCTATAATCACAACAAACACATAATGACAAAAATTGCTTCCTTAGATGTGTCAACTGAGCTTGGAATGGTGCAGAAACTCTGCGAGGAGTTGAGC
The DNA window shown above is from Xiphophorus couchianus chromosome 16, X_couchianus-1.0, whole genome shotgun sequence and carries:
- the LOC114159879 gene encoding uncharacterized protein LOC114159879; the protein is MSKFNSPQKYFSNECFKVFTVSSAEFLKPKNLKPEDTEIPELQDFLQNLNDSHSVTLNYVSGAQGILSLMQGASLKKVAGCCKVVSDDLETNLNCQLDEIRDEMREIYTTFIKCLNEGVEKSKSSCKNILKFFLYPTRKSGSAQYYILKSVVKNGGIHKPKKGKEINFNMKLTSFLSKSIDEEFRKTFPNEGNCGPFNGVINRFSLDVEKLKPKYKDADLQLTFLKTEEEKLKTKLNKMIRDNKKVIYMSLTKTVEEIMKECYEKAAQFRGKNTLQNIRETIQQYVYNFQNSMFEKAKNVMLELLLKLMADILGLLEKDMMESIELSLNTEDCTIPDVSTELGMVQKLCEELSSSMDA